A region of Rhodospirillales bacterium RIFCSPLOWO2_02_FULL_58_16 DNA encodes the following proteins:
- a CDS encoding (4Fe-4S)-binding protein: protein MVIDTRRCSGCHACSVACKSEFNVPLGLTRSWVEYIEKGDFPNVSVSFLPRLCNQCRHAACADVCPTGATYKRQDGIVAIDPDICIGCKYCLQACPYDARFINPVTGAADKCDFCLHRIEKGIEPSCVNTCPGRARIFGDLNDPGSEISKVISRNPVTVLRKGMGTEPFVFYIAADHADEHDRKRGWNMRVTTHRRQKERR, encoded by the coding sequence ATGGTCATCGACACCCGGCGCTGCTCCGGGTGTCATGCCTGCTCCGTCGCCTGCAAGAGCGAGTTTAATGTCCCTCTGGGTTTAACCCGATCCTGGGTCGAATATATCGAAAAGGGCGATTTCCCCAATGTCAGCGTCAGCTTCCTGCCGCGTCTGTGCAACCAGTGTCGGCATGCGGCCTGCGCCGATGTCTGTCCTACCGGGGCGACGTACAAGCGCCAAGACGGCATCGTCGCCATCGATCCCGACATCTGCATAGGCTGCAAATACTGCCTTCAGGCCTGCCCCTATGACGCCCGTTTCATCAACCCGGTCACCGGGGCGGCGGATAAATGTGACTTCTGCCTGCACAGGATAGAGAAAGGCATTGAGCCGTCTTGCGTCAACACCTGCCCCGGCAGGGCGCGTATCTTCGGCGATCTCAACGATCCCGGCAGCGAGATATCGAAGGTGATCAGTAGAAATCCGGTGACGGTGCTGCGCAAGGGCATGGGGACGGAGCCTTTTGTTTTCTACATCGCCGCCGATCATGCCGACGAGCATGACCGCAAGCGCGGCTGGAACATGCGCGTGACGACCCATCGTCGCCAAAAAGAGAGGAGGTAG
- a CDS encoding DMSO reductase produces the protein MLNRRKFLELGAAVAAAATVLSGGTALAAPQGVTFKGGKDFSPKTGKERTAIPSACWGCVTRCPMIGYVEDGKIVKIEGQPKSIRTEGVMCAKGQAGVNQANDPDRILYPMKRVGKRGEGQWKRISWDEAMGELTARLKKLRDEGTPEKFAFHYGRMKSSSGKLIKDVFLAAYGTGTIGDHTSICEGGKWTAQELTWGVSYDNWDFDNARYILNFGSNVLEAHTNHTPTAHRLLRAMADRKIKMVTFDVRMSNTAAKSTEWMPIRPGTDMAVALAMCSVVMEKDLYKGEGEELFKFCKVASGFGASTEEKVAALKAHLAPYTPEWAEKISGVPAVKIREIAVAFAAAKPACVISYRGAVAHYNGNDTERAIQMLATITGNIDNPGGRCKAVDAKWKYHKGPKDKPKARKLNILDGFKGDAALPTHHVSHRLLKMIKDGKAGRPDVYMWYCYTPVYANGEVQENIDILKDETLIPYTVCVNPFYDESAALADLILPDATYLERWDTEDMVSPNQIAEYAIRQPLIKPMGEARNFADVCCEMAERMGFPLGFASMEEFVKIACNETPGVKEAGGFEYMKQQGVWHDPEAKPKYFSYKKAIKPEEYEAEGVILDEATGVYWEWKKAEAESAEEARAKGYSHTKKSYSGYVGQKIGGAVYYGFKPDKLNKSGYMELYSTIMEENGFPPLPTWTAIPEHGKMKAGDMILTTYKAAPQTQSRSQNCKWLTEIYHDNPALINPATAKEKNIADGDRIKVKSKIGEIVTMARVTACVVPGVVAIAHHCGHWEYGRYASGKKAPEGVDDADFAGMWWKGSHGVHPNWIIPNDPDPVNGQITVMDTVVSVTKA, from the coding sequence ATGCTTAACCGTCGGAAATTCCTGGAACTGGGCGCCGCCGTCGCCGCCGCAGCGACGGTTTTATCCGGTGGAACGGCCCTCGCCGCGCCGCAAGGCGTGACGTTCAAGGGCGGCAAGGATTTTTCGCCGAAAACAGGGAAAGAACGCACCGCCATACCCTCCGCCTGCTGGGGCTGCGTAACCCGTTGTCCGATGATCGGCTATGTGGAGGACGGCAAGATAGTCAAGATCGAAGGCCAGCCCAAATCTATCCGTACCGAGGGCGTCATGTGCGCCAAGGGGCAGGCAGGCGTCAATCAGGCCAACGATCCTGATCGCATCCTCTACCCCATGAAGCGCGTCGGCAAGCGCGGCGAGGGGCAATGGAAGAGAATATCCTGGGACGAGGCCATGGGTGAGTTGACGGCGCGTTTGAAGAAGCTCAGGGATGAAGGAACGCCGGAAAAATTCGCCTTCCATTACGGACGGATGAAGTCCTCGTCCGGCAAGCTGATCAAGGATGTCTTTCTGGCCGCCTACGGAACGGGCACTATCGGCGACCACACCAGCATCTGCGAGGGCGGTAAATGGACGGCCCAGGAGCTGACCTGGGGCGTCTCGTATGATAACTGGGACTTCGACAATGCCCGCTATATCCTCAACTTCGGTTCCAATGTTCTGGAAGCCCATACCAACCACACCCCGACGGCGCACCGCCTGTTGCGGGCGATGGCGGACAGAAAAATCAAGATGGTGACTTTTGACGTGCGCATGTCCAATACCGCCGCCAAATCGACAGAGTGGATGCCGATCAGGCCGGGAACCGACATGGCCGTGGCCCTGGCCATGTGCAGCGTGGTCATGGAAAAAGACCTTTACAAAGGCGAGGGCGAGGAGCTTTTCAAGTTCTGCAAGGTTGCTTCCGGCTTCGGCGCCTCCACCGAGGAAAAGGTGGCGGCGCTGAAAGCGCATCTGGCTCCCTATACGCCGGAATGGGCGGAGAAAATCAGCGGCGTTCCCGCCGTCAAGATCAGGGAAATCGCCGTCGCCTTCGCCGCCGCCAAGCCGGCGTGCGTCATCAGCTATCGCGGGGCCGTTGCTCACTATAACGGCAATGATACCGAACGGGCGATCCAGATGCTGGCCACGATCACCGGCAACATCGACAACCCCGGCGGTCGCTGCAAAGCCGTTGACGCCAAATGGAAATACCATAAGGGACCGAAAGACAAGCCGAAGGCCAGGAAACTGAATATCCTGGACGGCTTCAAGGGCGACGCGGCGCTGCCCACGCACCATGTAAGCCACCGCCTGCTCAAGATGATCAAGGACGGCAAAGCCGGACGGCCCGACGTTTATATGTGGTACTGCTATACGCCGGTGTACGCCAACGGCGAGGTTCAGGAGAATATAGACATCCTGAAAGACGAAACCTTGATCCCGTATACGGTATGCGTCAACCCGTTCTATGATGAGTCGGCGGCGCTGGCCGACCTTATCCTTCCCGACGCCACTTACCTTGAAAGGTGGGATACCGAGGACATGGTGTCCCCTAATCAGATCGCCGAATACGCCATCCGTCAGCCTTTGATCAAGCCGATGGGCGAAGCCAGGAACTTCGCCGATGTCTGCTGCGAAATGGCCGAGAGGATGGGGTTCCCGCTCGGCTTTGCTTCGATGGAGGAGTTCGTCAAGATCGCCTGCAACGAGACGCCGGGCGTCAAGGAAGCCGGCGGATTCGAGTATATGAAACAGCAGGGCGTCTGGCATGACCCGGAGGCCAAGCCTAAATACTTCTCGTACAAAAAGGCGATCAAGCCGGAAGAGTATGAGGCCGAGGGCGTTATCCTTGACGAGGCTACGGGGGTCTATTGGGAGTGGAAGAAGGCCGAGGCGGAAAGCGCCGAAGAGGCCCGCGCCAAGGGTTACTCCCACACCAAGAAATCCTATTCCGGGTACGTCGGCCAGAAGATCGGCGGCGCCGTCTACTATGGCTTCAAGCCCGACAAACTCAACAAGTCTGGATATATGGAACTCTACTCAACCATCATGGAGGAAAACGGGTTCCCGCCGCTGCCGACATGGACCGCCATTCCCGAACACGGCAAGATGAAAGCGGGCGATATGATCCTCACCACCTACAAGGCGGCGCCGCAGACTCAATCGCGATCACAGAACTGCAAGTGGCTGACCGAGATTTATCACGACAATCCGGCCCTGATCAACCCGGCCACGGCCAAGGAAAAGAACATCGCCGACGGTGACCGCATCAAGGTCAAGTCAAAGATCGGCGAGATCGTAACCATGGCCAGAGTGACCGCCTGCGTAGTCCCCGGCGTGGTTGCCATCGCGCATCACTGCGGGCATTGGGAATATGGCCGTTACGCCAGCGGCAAGAAGGCGCCGGAAGGAGTCGACGATGCTGATTTTGCCGGGATGTGGTGGAAGGGGAGTCATGGCGTCCACCCCAACTGGATCATCCCCAACGACCCTGATCCGGTCAATGGACAGATCACGGTCATGGATACGGTTGTCTCCGTTACCAAGGCTTGA